One Salvia miltiorrhiza cultivar Shanhuang (shh) unplaced genomic scaffold, IMPLAD_Smil_shh fragScaff_scaffold_39, whole genome shotgun sequence DNA window includes the following coding sequences:
- the LOC131002929 gene encoding uncharacterized protein LOC131002929 yields the protein MVSTRPKNTLRGIPQGTEIDLTGESPSPSKPKTSKKTPRKKPLLMETTPTPSSKTLPQTESPSPVDEHAIEQFTAEIDVPTLGTGDQHAAEGEGKATPEKAKEGEEEPSKKKRTPTAPKRKKPAAEKSATPAEGSSNERNEPSGSMLQEEQGESGEEQEETPAKRRRKVLAPTPIRMIKGKPASAPRSKKKAMKGIAVPKIPDMDALKPLGIVDKVKEYLHNIGWKEFLEWLGHAYEEVVREVFESMQVEINQTCGPLGMSFSMNGETRDMSVNELNLNLGMAELKDLQKKEYKDAKRGIPTFTAREWDDMWADIGDGGSFRT from the coding sequence ATGGTCTCCACCAGACCCAAAAACACGCTCCGAGGCATACCTCAAGGAACAGAAATTGATCTCACCGGAGAGAGCCCCTCACCGTCAAAACCAAAAACTTCGAAGAAAACCCCACGTAAAAAACCACTCCTGATGGAAACCACACCTACTCCCTCATCCAAAACCCTACCACAAACCGAGAGCCCCTCGCCGGTGGACGAACATGCCATTGAGCAATTCACGGCGGAGATAGACGTCCCTACTCTCGGCACCGGAGACCAGCATGCAGCTGAAGGAGAAGGCAAGGCGACACCGGAAAAGGCGAAGGAAGGCGAGGAAGAGCCATCCAAGAAGAAGCGCACCCCCACTGCTCCGAAGAGGAAGAAGCCGGCGGCTGAGAAATCGGCCACGCCGGCCGAAGGATCATCCAACGAAAGAAACGAACCCTCGGGTTCAATGCTGCAAGAAGAACAGGGGGAGTCCGGCGAAGAGCAAGAAGAAACTCCGgcgaagaggaggaggaaggtGTTAGCCCCGACCCCGATCCGAATGATTAAGGGAAAACCGGCATCTGCACCGAGGAGCAAGAAGAAGGCGATGAAAGGGATTGCTGTGCCCAAGATTCCGGACATGGATGCACTGAAGCCTCTGGGCATAGTGGACAAGGTGAAGGAGTATTTACACAACATCGGATGGAAGGAATTTCTGGAGTGGCTAGGGCACGCATACGAGGAGGTGGTGAGAGAAGTGTTCGAGTCTATGCAAGTGGAAATCAACCAAACCTGCGGACCTCTGGGCATGAGTTTCTCCATGAATGGGGAGACCCGAGATATGTCAGTGAATGAGCTCAACCTCAACTTGGGAATGGCGGAGCTTAAAGACCTACAGAAGAAGGAATACAAAGACGCGAAGAGAGGAATCCCCACCTTCACTGCACGAGAGTGGGATGATATGTGGGCAGATATCGGCGATGGAGGATCGTTCAGGACGTAG